The Mycolicibacterium monacense genome contains the following window.
CAGGGCTTCTCGGGAAGCGTAGACGGATATTATCGATATCAACGAAATCTCGCCGCAGTTCCGAAAAATGTGCTGGGCAACGTCCGGGAGTCGGCGTGCATCGCGGTGCGCCGGGCAGATCCGGGATTCCCGCGCAGGCGCCTAGAATGGGGTCATCATGACCGTATCGGGGCTTCATCATGTCCAGACCCCGATTGCGGGGCTCATCGAGTTGGCGTTGCGCGATCCGTGTCTGGCCGATCTGTCCGCACGCGCCGCCGACAAACCCGACGATCTCGCGATGGTGGGTCCGGCCAGTGCCCGGCTCCTCGTCACCGCCGCGCTCGCGCAGGCCGGCCCGCTGCTCGTCGTCACCGCCACCGGCCGGGAGGCCGACGATCTGACCGCGGAGTTGCGCGGGGTGATCGGCGACTCCGCGGCGCTGTTCCCGTCCTGGGAGACGCTTCCGCACGAGCGGTTGTCACCCGGTGTGGACACCGTCGGCGCGCGGATGATGCTGTTGCGCCGGCTCGCGCATCCCGATGACGCCCGCCTCGGCCCGCCGCTGCGGGTGGTGGTCACCACGGCCCGCTCACTGGTGCAGCCGATGGCGCCGGGTCTGGCAGAGGTCGAGCCGGTGACGCTGACCGTGGGCGCCGAGATGGATTTCGACGGCGTCATCAAGCGGCTGGTCGATCTGGCCTACACGCGCTGCGACATGGTGGCCAAGCGTGGCGAGTTCGCGGTCCGCGGCGGCATCCTCGACGTGTTCCCGCCGACCGCCGAACATCCGGTGCGCGTCGAGTTCTGGGGTGACGAGATCTCCGAGATGCGGATGTTCGCCGTCGCCGATCAGCGGTCCATCCCCGAGATCGAGGTCGACACCGTCATCGCGGTGCCGTGCCGCGAGCTGCTGATGTCCGACGAGGTGAGAAGTCGTGCTGCCGTGCTCGCTGCGGAGCACCCGACCCACGAGAACTCCGTGCCGGGCAGCGTGCCCGACATGCTGGCCAAACTCGCCGAGGGAATCCCGGTCGACGGGATGGAGGCGCTGCTGCCGCTGTTGCGGCCGACCGATTTGGCGATGCTGTCCGACCACCTGCCGGACGGCGCGCCGATCCTGGTGTGCGATCCGGAGAAGGTGCGCACCCGCGCCGGGGATCTGATCAAGACCGGTCGGGAGTTCCTCGAGGCGTCGTGGTCGACGGCCGCCGTCGGTGGTGCCGCGCCGATCGACCTGGAGGCGATGGGCGCGTCGGGCTTCCTCGGTTTCGAGGAGGTGCGCACCGGCGCGCGGGCCGGCGGCCACCCGTGGTGGACGCTGAGCCAGCTGTCGGACGAGAAGGCGATCGAACTCGACATCCGGTCGGCGCCGTCGGCGCGCGGGCAGCAGTCGTCGGTCGAGGAGATCTTCGCGATGCTCCGCGCGCACGTGGCGACCGGCGGCTACGGCGCGGTCGTCACCCCCGGTGCGGGCACCGCGCACCGCGTCGTCGAGCAGCTCGGCGAAAACGACACGCCCGCAACGATGCTCGAGCCCGGCGAGGAGCCGAAGGCCGGTGTCGTCGGGGTGCTGAAGGGGCCGCTGCACGACGGGGTGGTGCTGCCGGGCGCGAACCTGGTGATCGTCACCGAGGCCGATCTGACCGGCAGCCGCGTCACCGCGACCGAGGGCAAACGCCTTGCCGCCAAACGGCGCAACGTCGTCGACCCGCTGGCCCTGACGGCGGGGGACCTGGTGGTCCACGATCAGCACGGCATCGGCCGGTTCGTCGAGATGACCGAACGCGTCGTCGGCGGTGCGCGCCGCGAGTACCTGGTGCTGGAGTACGCGTCGAGTAAACGCGGGGGCGGGTCCGACCGGCTCTACGTGCCGATGGACTCCCTCGACCAGCTGTCGCGCTACGTCGGCGGTGAGGCGCCGTCGCTGTCCAAACTCGGCGGCAGCGACTGGGCCAACACCAAGACCAAGGCGCGCCGGGCCGTGCGGGAGATCGCCAGCGAGCTGGTGGCGCTCTACGCCAAACGGCAGGCCGCGCCCGGCCACGCCTTCAGCCCGGACACCCCGTGGCAGAACGAGATGGAGGACGCGTTCGGGTTCACCGAGACCGTCGACCAGCTCACCGCCATCGAGGAGGTCAAGGCCGATATGGAGAAGCCGGTCCCGATGGACCGGGTGATCTGCGGCGACGTCGGTTACGGCAAGACCGAGATCGCGGTGCGCGCGGCGTTCAAGGCGGTGCAGGACGGTAAGCAGGTGGCGGTGCTCGTGCCGACCACGCTGCTGGCCGACCAGCACCTGCAGACGTTCACCGCGCGGATGGCCGGCTTCCCTGTGACCGTGAAAGGCCTGTCGCGCTTCACCGACCCCGCCGAGTCCCGCGCCGCGCTCGAGGGCATGAAGGACGGCTCGGTCGACATCGTCATCGGCACCCACCGCCTGCTGCAGACCGGGGTGGTGTGGAAGGACCTCGGGCTGATCATCGTCGACGAGGAACAGCGGTTCGGCGTCGAGCACAAGGAGCACATCAAATCGATGCGCACCCACGTCGACGTGCTGACCATGAGCGCCACGCCGATCCCGCGCACGCTGGAGATGAGCCTGGCCGGTATCCGCGAGATGTCGACGATCCTCACGCCGCCCGAGGAGCGCTACCCGGTGCTGACCTACGTCGGGCCGCAGGACGACAAACAGGTCGCCGCGGCGCTGCGGCGCGAACTGCTGCGCGACGGGCAGGCGTTCTACATCCACAACCGGGTGCGCACCATCGATCAGGCGGCGTCGAAGATCGCCGCGCTGGTGCCCGAGGCCCGGGTCGTCGTCGCCCACGGCCAGATGCCCGAGGAACTGCTGGAGCGCACGGTCGAGGGGTTCTGGAACCGCGAGTACGACATCCTCGTGTGCACGACGATCGTCGAGACCGGCCTCGACATCTCGAACGCCAACACGCTGATCGTCGAGCGCGCCGACACCTTCGGCCTGTCGCAGCTGCACCAGCTGCGGGGCCGGGTGGGCCGCAGCCGCGAACGCGGATACGCCTACTTCCTGTATCCGCCCGAGCAGCCGTTGACCGAGACCGCGTACGACCGGCTGGCCACCATCGCGCAGAACAACGAACTCGGCGCGGGTATGGCCGTGGCCATGAAGGACCTCGAGATCCGCGGGGCGGGCAACGTGCTCGGCGCCGAACAGTCCGGTCACGTGGCCGGGGTCGGGTTCGACCTCTACGTGCGCCTGGTCGGTGAGGCCGTCGAGGCCTATCGAGCGGCCGCCGACGGGAAAACCGTTGCGACACCGCAGGAAACGAAGGATGTTCGGATCGACCTGCCGGTCGATGCGAACCTGCCGCCGGACTACATCGGCAGTGACCGGCTGCGGCTCGAGGCCTACCGGCGGCTGGCCGCCGCCCAGGACGACGCCGGCGTCGACGCGGTCATCGACGAACTCGTCGACCGCTACGGACCGCTGCCCGAACCGGCGCAGCGCCTGGTCGGCGTCGCGCGGCTGCGGCTGGTGTGCCGCGAGTACGGCATCACCGACGTCAGCTCGGTGTCGGCGTCGACGGTCAAGCTGTCGCCGATGGAGCTGCCGGACTCGGCGCAGTTGCGGCTCAAGCGGATGTATCCCGGGGCCACCTACCGGGCGACGACCGGGACGGTGTCGGTGCCCATCCCGCGCGCCACCGACAGCGTCGGCGCACCGCGCATCCGGGACGCCGAACTGGTCGCGATGGTGGCCGGTTTGGTTCTCGCGCTCAATGGAAAACCGCAGGCGCAGATCGATACGGCGAAGTTCGGGGGGTCACGAGCATGACGGTTGTCCTGGTCGATCCCCGCCGCCCCTCACTCGTCCCGGTCGAGGCGATCGGACTGCTCGCCGGCGACCTGCAATACACCGAGGAGATGCCGATCAAGGTGCCGTGGTCGCTGCCTGCGGCGCGGCCATGCTTCGCGGGTGACCCCGAAGACAACAGGGCGCCGGTGCTGCTGTCGTCGGATCCGGACCACCCCGCGGTCAGGTCCCGGCTGGCGGCCGGTGACCGGCTGATCTCGGCACCCGATCCGCAGCCCGGCGAACGCCTCGTCGACGCGGTCGCGATGATGGACAAGCTGCGCACCTCGGGGCCGTGGGAGAGCGAGCAGACCCACGCGTCGCTGCGCCGCTACCTGCTCGAGGAGACCTACGAACTCTTCGACGCGGTGCGCAGCGGCGACGCGGACGAACTGCGGGCCGAACTCGGCGATGTGCTGCTGCAGGTGCTGTTCCACGCCCGCATCGCCGAAGACGCCTCCCAGCATGCGTTCACCATCGACGACGTGGCCGAATCCCTGATCCGCAAACTCGGCAACCGCGTGCCGGCGGTGCTTGCGGGAGAATCGGTTTCGCTCGACGAGCAGTTGGCGCAGTGGGAGGAGCGCAAGGCCCTCGAGAAGACGCGTGCGTCGTGTATGGACGACGTGCCGACCGCCCAGCCGGCGTTGGCGCTGGCGCAGAAGGTGTTGGCGCGCGTGACCGCCGCGGGGCTGCCCGAAGACCTGATCCCCGCCACGCTCACCACGGTGCAGGTGTCGGGGGATCACGACGCCGAGAACGCGCTGCGCGCAGACGTTCTCGAGTTCATGGACACGGTGCGCGGTGTCGAGCGCGCGGTCGCGGCCGCCCGTCGCGGTGAGGACGTCGCCGACGAACTCGACAGCACACCGGCCACCCGGATCACCGAGGAGGAGTGGCGGGCGCACTGGCCGACAAGGTCCGCCGAAGACCCGCGCTAGCGTCGCATCCGGCGGGTATGTGTGAGTCCCGAATGCGATATCGCCGGTGCTAGCTGATAGCGCGGGCGATATCGAATCTCGAAGGGACACACCACCTGGAGATTGGTGCGCGTGTGACTCAGTCGACCAGTCGGTCGCCGAGGAAGCGGTCCTCGCCGGTCACGCCGGGCAGCATGAAGAAGAACCCGCCCCCGACGGGCAGGATGTACTCCTCGAGCGGTTCGCCCTTGAGTCGCCGCTGGACGGTCAGGAAGCCCTTCTCGAGGCTGCGCTGGTAGGACACGAACGCCAACCCCTGGTCGAGGCGGCCGGCGCCGTCGAAACCCCGTGAGTATGAAAAGCCGCGCCGCAGAATGAGATTCTGCTCGGTCTCGGCCGTGCGGGGGTTCGCCAGCCGGATGTGCGCGTCGAGTTTGATGCGCTTACCGTCCGGGTCTTCGGCGTAGTCCGGGTCGGCGAACTCGTCGGTCATCCCGATCGGTGCGCCGCTGACCTTGCGCCGCCCGAAGATCGCCTCCTGTTCGGCGAGTCGGGTGCGGTCCCAGAACTCGACGAACATGCGGATGATGCGGACGGCCTGATACGAGCCGCCGACCGCCCAGTCCGGTTCGCCGTCGTCGGGCCCCACCCACACGTGCCGGTCCATCAGCGCGTCGTCCTCCGGGTCGAGGTTCGACGTCCCGTCCTTGAATCCCAACAGGTTTCGCGGTGTCGCCGCCTCCGACGCCGGCCCGGCGCCGATACCGCGGGCGTAGCCGTCGACCATCCAGCGCAGGACCAGGTGGCTGCGGGTGCGGCGCATCAGCTGTCGCAGCGCGAACTGCACGGTGTCGGTGTGGCCGGCCTCCAGGATGATCGAGACGTCCCCGTGTGAGAGCTTGGGATCCAACCGGTCGTTCGCCAGGAACGGCATCGTCTCGAGTTCGCGGGGTTTGCGGTCGGCCAGACCGAACCGGTCGTCGAACAGCGATGCGCCGACACCGACGACCACCGACAGGTTGTCCGGCGGCGGTTTCTCCCCGAGGATCCCGGAGTCCACCGGGGGATAGGCGGGGTCACGCACCTCGGGCGGTCTGCCCGCCATCAGGCCCCGGATCTCGTCGGTCAATTCGGCGAGCGTCGCCGCCAGCCCGGCCCGGTCCTTCGACAACACGTTGAAGGAGGCGATCAGCCCCTGCTCGGGGATCGGCACCGACGTGATGCCGGTCTGGTGCGGGCCGTCGAACGGGACGAAACGCGCTCCGGACACCGGCGCAGCAGGCCGTGCGTCCGAACATCCGGACAGCGCCGCACCGACGCCGACCGCGGCGCCGGTGCCCAGCGCGCCGGCGAAGAACGTCCGGCGCGAAAGACCTGTACGCCGCGAACCTCCGGTCACGTCAGCTTCAACGCTCCCGACACCTGGGAGAGGTTCTCGGACAGACCGGCCAACTGCGCCTTCATCTTGTCGATCGTCGCGGGGTCGACGGTCACCTCGGGGCAGCGCGCTGACGGGTACGGGTCGTTCTCGGTGCAGAACAGCACGAAGCCGTCGCCGCGGCGCAGCGGGCCCAGGGTCGCGAAGATCTCCGAGAACCCGGCCTCGATCTTGCCCAGCAGCGCGGGATCGGCCTTCACGAGCGCGGGCGAGAGACGGTTCACCGCGGCCTCAGAACCCTGCAGGTTGGCCTCGAAATCCCACAGGTCGGTCTTGGAGTAGCGGTCCTCCTCGCCGGTGATCTTGCCTTCCGACACCTCTTCGATGAGTTCGGCCGCCCCGGTCGACACGTCGACCGGCGTCACGTCGACCGTCGGCAGCTGCTTCTGCAGCGTCGCGACGTCGGCGTCGAGCTGATCGGCGAACTGCGCACCGCCCTCGGTGGTGTTCTGCGAGAACAGCAGGTACTCGAGGCGGTGCCAGCCGGTGAACGCCGGGTCGTCGACGCCGGCGAAGTCGTCGACGCGGGCGTCGACCTTGCCGTCGATCTCCTCGACGAGGCCGGCCAGCGGCTCGATGCGCTCCCAGGGCAGGCGCGAGGGGGCGAAGGCGTCCTGGGCGGCCTGCAGGTTGTTCGCCCGCACCGCGTCGGTCAGCGTCTTGACGGCGCCGACGAGCTCGTCGGCCTGGGCGATCGCGTACGCCTTGTACTCGGTGGCCGCCTTCTGGGCCTCGGGGCTGGGCGCCGCGGCGGCCGCGGAGGACTCCGAGGTCCCCGAAGTCGTCGACGACGTCTCGGAATCGCCGCCCTCGCCGTTGCTCGAACAGCCGGCCAGAACCACAGCCAATGCCACCACCGGTACCTGCCAGGCGATATGCCGTCCCATCGGACCTCCCTTGATCGGAGCCGAACATTACCCTGCAGCCCGACCGACAGGGTAGGCATACCTAAAAATTCGCCCCGGGGCGTCCGAGGCGACGGTCGCACTCCGCGCGAGTCGATACTCTGGAGGCCGCCTGTCGACGCGCTGCGGCAACCTCGCCACGGCTTGTGAAACGGCCGGTTACGTACCGTCGCATGGGAGTATGGAGCGACGACCGTCGGTTTAGGGAGTGCGTTGTCTGACGAGGGGAGCCTGTCTACCCGGACGAAAGCTCGCTGGATGACGGTGGCTGCCGTCGTCGTCGCGACGATCCTGGTGCTGGCCTCGAGTTGCTCATGGCAGATGGGCATCCCCATTCCGGAGGGTGTCCCGCCGCCCCCCGGTGACCCCGTCCCCGCGGTCGACACCTACGCCGACGGCCGCCCCGCCGATGCGTTGCGCGAATGGGCCGCCGAACGGGCGCCGCAACTGGGCATCCCGGTGACCGCGTTGGAGGCCTACGCCTACGCCGCCCGGGTCGCCGAGGTCGAGAATCCGGATTGCCATCTGACCTGGACCACGCTCGCCGGGATCGGCATGGTCGAGAGCCACCACGGCAACTACCGCGGTGCGATGGTCGCCGCCAACGGTGAGGTCACCCCGCCGATCCGCGGGATGCGCCTGGACGGTTCGAGCGGCAACCTCGAGATCGTGGACACGGACTCGGGTCTCCTCGACGGCGACGACGAGTTGGACCGCGCGATGGGGCCGATGCAGTTCATCCCCGAGACGTGGCGGCTGTACGGCGTGGACGCCAACGGCGACGGCAAGTCCGATCCGGACAACATCGACGATGCGGCGCTGTCCGCGGCCGGTTACCTCTGCTACACCGGCAAGGACCTCTCCACCCCGCGCGGCTGGATGAACGGGCTGCGCGCCTACAACTACTCCGAGCAGTACGCCCGCACGGTGCGCGACTGGGCCACCGCGTACGCCGACGGCCGCCGACTCTAAACCGGCCTCTGGTCACGCCGTGGCAGCAGGCAGCCTTTAGGCTGAGGCGACGTCCGCACAGCCCCCCGAAGGAGACGCCAGTGCCCATCATCGAGCAGGTCGGAGCCCGCGAGATCCTCGACTCCCGCGGCAACCCGACGGTCGAGGTCGAGTTGGCGCTGACCGACGGCACCTTCGCCCGGGCCGCGGTGCCCTCGGGCGCGTCGACCGGTGAGCACGAGGCCGTCGAACTGCGCGACGGTGGATCTCGCTACGGCGGCAAGGGCGTCGACAAGGCCGTGCAGGCCGTGCTCGACGACATCGCGCCCGCGGTGATCGGCATGAGCGCCGACGATCAGCGGCTCATCGACCAGGCCCTGCTCGACCTCGACGGCACCCCGGACAAGTCCCGGTTGGGCGCCAACGCGATCCTCGGGGTGTCGCTGGCGGTGTCGAAGGCCGCGGCCGAATCGGCCGGTCTGCCCCTTTTTCGGTACCTGGGCGGACCCAATGCCCACATCCTGCCGGTGCCGATGATGAACATCCTCAACGGTGGCGCGCACGCCGACACCGGCGTCGACGTCCAGGAGTTCATGGTCGCCCCGATCGGTGCCCCGTCGTTCAAGGAGGCGCTGCGCTGGGGCGCCGAGGTGTACCACTCGCTCAAGTCGGTGCTCAAGAAGCAGGGACTGTCGACCGGGCTGGGTGACGAGGGCGGTTTCGCGCCCGACGTGGCGGGCACCAAGGCCGCGCTGGACCTGATCTCGTCGGCGATCGAGGCCGCGGGCTTCAAGCTCGGCACCGATGTGACGCTGGCGCTCGACGTCGCGGCCACCGAGTTCTACACCGAGGGCACGGGATACAGCTTCGAGAAGGAGACCCGCACCGCCGAGCAGATGGCCGAGTTCTACGCCTCGCTGCTGGACGCCTACCCGCTGGTGTCGATCGAGGATCCGCTGTCCGAGGACGACTGGGACGGCTGGGTGTCGCTGACGACGCAGATCGGTGACCGGGTGCAGCTGGTCGGCGACGATCTGTTCGTCACCAACCCCGAGCGCCTCGAAGAGGGCATCGAACGCGGCGCGGCCAACGCGCTGCTGGTGAAGGTCAACCAGATCGGTACCCTCACCGAGACGCTCGACGCCGTCGCGCTGGCCCACAACAGCGGGTACCGCACGATGATGAGCCACCGCAGCGGTGAGACCGAGGACACCACGATCGCCGACCTCGCCGTCGCGGTCGGCAGCGGTCAGATCAAGACCGGCGCACCGGCGCGCAGCGAGCGCGTCGCCAAGTACAACCAGCTGCTGCGCATCGAGGAGACCCTCGGTGACGCCGCCCGTTACGCCGGCGACCTGGCCTTCCCGCGCTTCGCCCTGGAGACCAAATAGGCATGGTGCGCTGAAAGACGATGCCCGAATCGAAGCGGCCCGATCCGAAACGTCGGTCCCCGGCCTCCCGGCCGGGTAAGCCCGGCGGTGCGAACCGGGGCCGTCCGAAGGGCACGTCGACTCCGCGCCGGGAACCGCGCGCCATCGAGGCCAAGCCGGCGTCCGAACAGCCGGACGCCGAATCGGTCGGCCATGCGATCGTGCGGCGGGCCGAACAGCTCGCCGTCGAGCAGTCCGAACAGCGGTTCGGTTCGGCGGCGCGGCGCGCGGCGATCCTGGCGGCGGTGGTGTGTGTGCTGACGTTGACGATCGCCGGGCCGGTGCGCACCTACTTCTCCCAGCGCACGGAGATGAAGCAGCTCAAGGCCACCGAGGAGCAGTTGCGTGAACAGATCGCCGAACTCGAGCAGCAGAAGGTGAAGTTGGCCGACCCGGTGTTCATCGCCGCGCAGGCGCGTGAGCGGCTGGGTTTCGTGATGCCCGGCGACATCCCGTTCCAGGTGCAACTGCCGCCCGGGGCGGTCGCACCCGGCAGCCGACCGGCCGACGAGCAGCCGAACGCCCCGTCCGGGCAGCCCTGGTACACCTCGCTGTGGAAGACGATCGCCGACGAACCGCACGGGGCGCCCGCTCCGCCCCCCGTTCCGCCGGGGCCGCCGCCTCCGCCCGCACCACCCCCGCCGCCCGGTGGTTGAGCGCAGTGATCTGGACGCCGTCGCGCGGCAGTTGGGCCGTGAGCCGCGAGGTGTCCTGGAGATCGCCTACCGCTGCCCCAACGGAGAGCCCGGTGTCGTCAAGACCGCACCGCGGCTACCCGACGGCACCCCGTTCCCGACGCTGTACTACCTCACCCATCCGGTGCTGACGGCGGCGGCCAGTCGCCTGGAGTCGTCGGGCCTGATGCGGCAGATGACCGAAAGGCTCTCTGAGGACCCGGAATTGGCCGATGCGTACCGGCGGGCGCACGAGTCGTTCCTGGCCGAACGCGATGCGATCGAACCGCTGGGCACCACGTTCTCGGGCGGCGGGATGCCGGATCGGGTGAAATGTCTGCACGTGGTGATCGCGCACTCGCTGGCCAAGGGGCCGGGCGTGAACCCGTTCGGTGACGAGGCGCTGGCGATCCTGGCCGCCGAACCGGGTATGCAGGGAATTCTGGACGCGGACGTGTGGAGGTTGCGTGGTTAGGGTGGCGGCGGTCGACTGCGGGACCAACTCGATCCGGTTGCTGATCGCCGATGCCGCCGAGGGCCGGCTGACCGATGTGCACCGGGAGATGCGCATCGTGCGGCTGGGCCAAGGTGTCGACGCCACAGGCGAATTCGCGCCGGACGCATTGGCCCGCACCCAGGGTGCGCTGGCCGCGTACGCGGAGTTGATGCGCGCCTACGAGGTGGCGAGGGTGCGGATGGTCGCGACGTCGGCGGCCCGCGACGTCGCCAACCGCGATGCGTTCTTCCAGATGACCGCCGACGTGCTGGGTGAGGTGGTCGACGGGGCGGTGGCCGAGGTCATCACGGGCACCGAGGAAGCCGAGTTGTCGTTCCGCGGCGCGGTGGCCGAACTCGACCCGGCGGACGGGCCGTTCGTCGTCGTCGACCTCGGCGGCGGGTCGACGGAGGTCGTGGTGGGCCGGGACCGGGTGGACGCGAGCTTCTCGGCCGACATCGGCTGTGTGCGGCTGACGGAGCGGTGCCTGCACTCGGATCCGCCGACGGCCGAGGAGGTGTCGGCCGCGCGGGAGTTCATCCGCGGCGCGCTCGACGAGGCGCTGCAGCAGGTGCCCGTGCAGGGGGCGCGGACCTGGGTCGGCGTGGCGGGGACCATGACGACGCTCGCGGCGCTGGCGCATCGGATGACGACGTACGACTCCGAGGCAATTCACCTGTCGCGGGTGGGTTTTCGCTCACTGCTGGAGGTGTGCGACGAGCTCATCGCGATGACGCGTCAGCAGCGGGCGGCGCTGGGTCCGATGCACGAGGGGCGCGTCGACGTGATCGGCGGCGGCGCGATCATCGTCGAGGAACTGGCGCGTGAACTCGGCGAGCGGGCCGGGATCAACGAACTGGTCGTCAGCGAACACGACATCCTCGACGGCATCGCGCTGTCGATCGCCTAGCGCACCGCGACGATCGGCAGCGCCGCACCGGCGGTGGCCGAAAGCCGTTGGCGCGCCAGGGCCGGCCACGCCTGCACCGCGCAGAACGGGGCGCACTGGTCCTGTGCGCTGCGGGTGCCGACGTGTACGCAGCACTGCACGAGGCGTTCCTCGATCATCGTCGACATGTCCATGAAGGGTTTGACGGTGATCCGGACGACGCGCTCACCGAGCAGGCGCCGTACCTTGCGCCGTCGCCCGGGGAGCGCGGAGGAGGCCAGGGTCAGCAGCGTCGACATGCCGAGATCGCAACTCTGGCAGATGATCTGCCAGATGTCGCCGATCTGGGGATGTGACAGCGAGGACTGTTCGGACAGCAGGCCGAGCAGCGATTCCTGCACGGCCATCCGCAGTTGCCGGGGGATTTCGGAGTCGGCGATGCGGTTGGCCACCAGGCCGAGTTTCTCCTTGAGGTTGTCGTGCCCGATGAGCGCGACGAGCGAGCGCCACTGGTCGTTGTCGTCGCGGATCAGATAGCCGACGGAGCAGCAATGCGGGTGTGAGCACGGCAGCGCGGTGAGATCCCGCCACGTCACCGCACCGCCGGTCTGCGGGCCGAGTCGGCTGAGCACACCGGTGTGGGTGAGGCGGTGCTGCGGGTCGATGTCACCCGATCTGCCGGAACCGAACTGCGGTTGGATGGTCAACCCGCCGACGTACGGGGTGGCCAGTGCGAGGCGGACCATGTCCCCGATCTCGTCGTCGTTGACGCCCAGTGCGGTCGTCATGACCAGCGTGGTGAAGATCTCCCGCTCCGAGAGGCGTTGCAGCGCCGCACGTTTGATCCGGCGCAGATCGCCGCCGCGGTGGTGCCGGTGCGCCGCCTCGGAGAGCCCGTCGTACTGCAGGTACACCTCGACACGTTCGCGGTGGGCGGTCAGCAGGTCGAGCAGGGCGTCGTCGGTGGCGATGCGGACACCGTTGGTGTTGACCAGGATCCGGGTGATCGGGCGGTCGACGAGTTCGGTGAGCAGCTCGGCCAGCCGGGGGTGGAGGGTGGGTTCGCCGCCGCTGAGCATGACCACGTCGAGGCGGCCGTTCTCGCGCCGCAGGCGTTGATCGACGTTGGCCAGCACCTCGGCGACGGGCACCACGTTGCGCAGGTCGGGTGAGGACTCGGTGAAGCAGGTGGGGCAGCGTAGGTTGCAGGTGTCGGAGATGTCCTGCAGGAGGATGCAGGTGTGCTGGGTCTGCATCTCCGGCAGACCGCGCAGGTACGCCTGGGGAATCGGGTCGAAGTTGCCCGGCACGTCGGGGGTGTGGACCTTCGTCGGCGCCGTCCACTCCTCCAGGTAGGACAGGATCTCGGGCACCTCGTCGTAGAGCGTGCGTACCAGACCGTGGCTGCGGCAGCCCCGTTCGAGCCATACGCGGCCGTCGCGTTCGACGAGTCGGCCGCTGAGCCGTTCCACGTCGGCCAGTGGGCGTTCGGGGGCCTCGTCGTGGCAGTGCGGGCAGTAGGCGGTGACGTAGCGGTGCAAGCGGTCACCGCGCAGACCCATGCCGGCGGTCATGTCGCGTACAGGGACGGGTTGATGCCGGTGCAGATCCCGACGGTGACCAGAGACACCAGCGCCCAGCCGACCATCAGGCCGAGGCCGATGCCCTTGGCCTGTGGGTTGCGGACCGTCAGCAGCGCGGCGCCGCCA
Protein-coding sequences here:
- the eno gene encoding phosphopyruvate hydratase, giving the protein MPIIEQVGAREILDSRGNPTVEVELALTDGTFARAAVPSGASTGEHEAVELRDGGSRYGGKGVDKAVQAVLDDIAPAVIGMSADDQRLIDQALLDLDGTPDKSRLGANAILGVSLAVSKAAAESAGLPLFRYLGGPNAHILPVPMMNILNGGAHADTGVDVQEFMVAPIGAPSFKEALRWGAEVYHSLKSVLKKQGLSTGLGDEGGFAPDVAGTKAALDLISSAIEAAGFKLGTDVTLALDVAATEFYTEGTGYSFEKETRTAEQMAEFYASLLDAYPLVSIEDPLSEDDWDGWVSLTTQIGDRVQLVGDDLFVTNPERLEEGIERGAANALLVKVNQIGTLTETLDAVALAHNSGYRTMMSHRSGETEDTTIADLAVAVGSGQIKTGAPARSERVAKYNQLLRIEETLGDAARYAGDLAFPRFALETK
- a CDS encoding FtsB family cell division protein produces the protein MPESKRPDPKRRSPASRPGKPGGANRGRPKGTSTPRREPRAIEAKPASEQPDAESVGHAIVRRAEQLAVEQSEQRFGSAARRAAILAAVVCVLTLTIAGPVRTYFSQRTEMKQLKATEEQLREQIAELEQQKVKLADPVFIAAQARERLGFVMPGDIPFQVQLPPGAVAPGSRPADEQPNAPSGQPWYTSLWKTIADEPHGAPAPPPVPPGPPPPPAPPPPPGG
- a CDS encoding DUF501 domain-containing protein codes for the protein MVERSDLDAVARQLGREPRGVLEIAYRCPNGEPGVVKTAPRLPDGTPFPTLYYLTHPVLTAAASRLESSGLMRQMTERLSEDPELADAYRRAHESFLAERDAIEPLGTTFSGGGMPDRVKCLHVVIAHSLAKGPGVNPFGDEALAILAAEPGMQGILDADVWRLRG
- a CDS encoding Ppx/GppA phosphatase family protein, coding for MVRVAAVDCGTNSIRLLIADAAEGRLTDVHREMRIVRLGQGVDATGEFAPDALARTQGALAAYAELMRAYEVARVRMVATSAARDVANRDAFFQMTADVLGEVVDGAVAEVITGTEEAELSFRGAVAELDPADGPFVVVDLGGGSTEVVVGRDRVDASFSADIGCVRLTERCLHSDPPTAEEVSAAREFIRGALDEALQQVPVQGARTWVGVAGTMTTLAALAHRMTTYDSEAIHLSRVGFRSLLEVCDELIAMTRQQRAALGPMHEGRVDVIGGGAIIVEELARELGERAGINELVVSEHDILDGIALSIA
- a CDS encoding radical SAM protein, with protein sequence MTAGMGLRGDRLHRYVTAYCPHCHDEAPERPLADVERLSGRLVERDGRVWLERGCRSHGLVRTLYDEVPEILSYLEEWTAPTKVHTPDVPGNFDPIPQAYLRGLPEMQTQHTCILLQDISDTCNLRCPTCFTESSPDLRNVVPVAEVLANVDQRLRRENGRLDVVMLSGGEPTLHPRLAELLTELVDRPITRILVNTNGVRIATDDALLDLLTAHRERVEVYLQYDGLSEAAHRHHRGGDLRRIKRAALQRLSEREIFTTLVMTTALGVNDDEIGDMVRLALATPYVGGLTIQPQFGSGRSGDIDPQHRLTHTGVLSRLGPQTGGAVTWRDLTALPCSHPHCCSVGYLIRDDNDQWRSLVALIGHDNLKEKLGLVANRIADSEIPRQLRMAVQESLLGLLSEQSSLSHPQIGDIWQIICQSCDLGMSTLLTLASSALPGRRRKVRRLLGERVVRITVKPFMDMSTMIEERLVQCCVHVGTRSAQDQCAPFCAVQAWPALARQRLSATAGAALPIVAVR